A region from the Arcanobacterium buesumense genome encodes:
- the dhaM gene encoding dihydroxyacetone kinase phosphoryl donor subunit DhaM, whose translation MSVGIVLVSHSPQLAQATYELGMQMVADCSVRVEIAAGSSEGTFGTDAMVIMTAIEAAQDGDGVVILTDLGSAILSTDMALEFLGYPDNVMMVPAPFVEGFMSAIVAASTGNTLAEVVRQARHSLEAKRHQIDGALISDDEPVLDTVDVTPQPDTYSQRVKIVNATGLHARPAAQLVHLASQYQAQVFIVYDGETVSATSLMDVAGLGTQGGDEIELRAQGEQAEQVLAALAELIDSGFGEI comes from the coding sequence ATGAGTGTTGGGATTGTCTTAGTTTCACATTCACCACAGTTAGCACAAGCGACCTATGAACTAGGTATGCAAATGGTTGCTGATTGCTCAGTACGGGTTGAGATCGCTGCCGGGAGTAGCGAAGGGACCTTTGGTACCGATGCGATGGTTATTATGACGGCTATTGAGGCAGCGCAAGATGGTGATGGTGTAGTTATTCTTACTGATCTTGGATCAGCTATATTGTCTACCGACATGGCCTTAGAGTTCTTAGGCTACCCAGACAATGTGATGATGGTGCCGGCACCTTTTGTAGAAGGTTTTATGTCAGCTATTGTCGCAGCTAGTACTGGCAATACTCTTGCTGAAGTTGTGCGCCAAGCCCGTCATTCACTTGAAGCAAAACGTCACCAGATAGATGGTGCGTTAATAAGCGACGATGAACCGGTGCTGGATACAGTTGACGTAACTCCACAGCCAGATACCTATAGTCAGCGGGTAAAAATTGTCAATGCAACTGGTTTGCATGCACGTCCGGCGGCTCAACTTGTACATCTCGCTAGTCAATATCAGGCGCAAGTATTTATTGTTTACGACGGTGAGACTGTTTCAGCTACCTCACTGATGGATGTAGCTGGATTAGGAACCCAAGGTGGGGATGAGATAGAACTACGCGCGCAAGGTGAACAAGCTGAGCAAGTTCTTGCTGCGCTCGCGGAATTAATCGATTCTGGGTTTGGTGAAATCTAG
- the dhaK gene encoding dihydroxyacetone kinase subunit DhaK codes for MKKLINNPANVVTEALLGMELAHPQLRIDHEKRVIFRTSSPTEKVALISGGGSGHEPLHGGFVGTGMLDAAVAGEIFTSPTPGQVSAAISGTDGGKGALLIIKNYTGDVLNFQMAAELAQSEGIDVNYVVVKDDVAVEDSSFTAGRRGVGLTVLLEKIAGAAAEEGQSLDEVTAVAQKVIEQGRSMGVALTSVTLPAVGKPSFDLPEDEIEMGVGIHGEPGRHRIKMKSAHEIAQDLVDAILTDYDFTHSDAIVMLNGMGATPLVELYIMYGEVARLLAQRGVRVVRNLVGNYITSIDMAGCSLTILKADDELLRLWDAPVATPALTWGHTISTPQTSASAKLAHKVTKDQPAKATAHRDRHETGQGITLSQMRTWIELSAQAMDTHQDQLTELDAAIGDADHGANIARGMSSALNAVDKADPDSFAEIGKVVGMSLVSSVGGASGPLYGTFFLRFGQEIGDVDEVDVPTLAAAFRAGVDGVRSRGKADAGEKTMLDVFMPVADVLEAYNDAQLSDALSAAQQAAFTGRDQTIDMIAKKGRASYLGERSIGHIDPGAASAALLVDALVTAVMEK; via the coding sequence ATGAAAAAGTTGATCAATAATCCAGCAAACGTCGTCACTGAAGCTCTTCTTGGGATGGAGTTAGCTCATCCACAATTACGAATTGACCATGAAAAGAGAGTAATTTTCCGTACTTCATCACCTACAGAAAAAGTAGCATTGATTTCTGGTGGTGGATCTGGCCATGAACCACTCCACGGCGGATTTGTTGGGACTGGAATGCTTGATGCGGCTGTTGCTGGCGAAATTTTCACCTCCCCTACACCAGGCCAAGTTAGTGCGGCGATTTCTGGCACTGATGGCGGCAAAGGCGCCCTACTTATTATTAAGAACTACACAGGTGACGTCCTCAACTTTCAGATGGCTGCTGAACTGGCGCAAAGCGAAGGCATTGATGTCAACTATGTGGTTGTCAAAGATGATGTTGCTGTAGAAGATTCCTCCTTCACTGCAGGGCGTCGTGGCGTAGGACTTACTGTGTTACTAGAAAAAATCGCAGGTGCGGCAGCAGAAGAAGGACAAAGTCTGGACGAAGTCACTGCGGTGGCCCAAAAAGTTATTGAGCAAGGCCGTTCGATGGGAGTTGCGCTAACGTCAGTTACGCTGCCAGCTGTGGGCAAACCGTCCTTTGATCTGCCCGAGGATGAAATCGAAATGGGCGTTGGAATTCACGGTGAGCCTGGGCGTCACCGAATCAAGATGAAAAGCGCACACGAGATTGCCCAAGATTTAGTTGATGCGATTCTAACTGACTATGATTTTACACATTCAGATGCAATCGTCATGCTTAACGGTATGGGAGCAACTCCGTTAGTAGAGCTCTATATTATGTACGGCGAAGTGGCCCGTTTGTTAGCTCAACGCGGGGTACGGGTTGTGCGAAATCTGGTAGGCAATTACATTACGTCAATCGATATGGCTGGTTGCTCGCTGACTATTTTGAAAGCTGATGATGAATTGTTGCGCCTGTGGGATGCACCCGTGGCAACACCAGCACTAACCTGGGGACACACAATATCTACTCCACAAACCTCGGCGAGTGCGAAACTAGCTCACAAAGTAACGAAGGATCAGCCGGCCAAGGCCACTGCGCACCGGGATCGTCATGAAACGGGGCAGGGGATCACACTGAGCCAGATGCGCACATGGATTGAACTCTCTGCGCAGGCTATGGACACCCATCAGGACCAACTAACTGAACTTGATGCCGCTATTGGGGACGCGGATCATGGAGCTAATATCGCCCGGGGTATGAGTAGTGCACTAAATGCTGTTGACAAAGCTGATCCTGACTCCTTCGCCGAAATTGGTAAAGTCGTTGGAATGTCATTGGTATCTAGTGTTGGCGGGGCATCTGGTCCGCTATACGGTACATTCTTCCTGCGCTTTGGCCAAGAAATTGGTGATGTAGACGAAGTTGATGTACCTACGTTAGCGGCTGCTTTCCGTGCTGGTGTTGATGGCGTTAGGTCACGAGGCAAAGCCGATGCAGGGGAAAAAACAATGCTTGATGTTTTCATGCCGGTTGCAGATGTTCTTGAAGCCTATAATGATGCCCAACTAAGTGATGCGCTTTCCGCAGCCCAACAAGCAGCCTTTACTGGGCGAGATCAAACTATTGACATGATCGCTAAGAAGGGACGTGCATCGTACCTGGGAGAACGCTCGATAGGGCACATAGATCCAGGAGCTGCCTCAGCAGCATTGCTTGTTGACGCACTCGTTACCGCAGTGATGGAGAAATAA
- a CDS encoding alpha/beta hydrolase — translation MDFLDSLTLIGPVATIAIYLVTALFIGAVGVLTLRKTSSGSRVGGLVAFAIGLLAALAGWFYFFVWPAPFPGLVPWNIFIASFPAATAIIGIFTVRGRRIILAIIACLASANTYLVANLTYEEYASIGSFFPHHITQEMTYDEFLARTTTPKNGNREIGALVTIPMKGLESGLDARDAWVYIPPAYWTHPEMDLPVVVLLHGNPGSPQRWFAVGDAAIPADHYQHANDGISPILVSVDATGSWSGDPACVDGPDIKMQTYLSHDVPLLIKERLRVDPDQSHWTLAGLSYGGTCSLQVVANAPQAYGAFINLSGYEEPMLRNHQETVDTLFGGDEQAFNAVNPKNIFENALADNDPKFTGITAVFLSGDSDVRARKAQRLLSSLAQKVGMNVDSRIIPGNHGYGTWRRGFAQTFEIAVKQGQLPTNDE, via the coding sequence ATGGACTTTCTAGATAGCCTTACCCTTATTGGTCCGGTCGCTACTATTGCCATTTATTTAGTGACAGCTCTATTCATTGGAGCTGTCGGCGTTCTTACGTTACGTAAAACAAGCAGTGGTTCACGTGTAGGCGGTCTCGTAGCCTTCGCAATCGGCTTACTAGCCGCATTGGCCGGATGGTTCTACTTCTTTGTCTGGCCAGCACCTTTCCCTGGACTAGTACCGTGGAATATTTTTATCGCCAGTTTCCCTGCCGCAACAGCTATCATCGGAATATTCACTGTGCGCGGTCGACGTATCATTTTGGCTATCATCGCCTGTTTAGCTAGCGCCAACACATATCTCGTGGCCAATCTAACGTATGAAGAATACGCTTCGATTGGTAGCTTCTTTCCGCATCATATAACTCAAGAAATGACCTACGATGAGTTCCTGGCTCGCACTACTACTCCTAAAAACGGAAACCGGGAAATAGGTGCCCTTGTCACAATCCCAATGAAAGGTCTCGAATCTGGTCTTGATGCACGAGATGCATGGGTCTATATTCCACCAGCTTATTGGACACATCCAGAGATGGATCTACCCGTCGTCGTTCTCCTCCACGGCAATCCTGGCTCACCACAACGCTGGTTCGCGGTAGGCGACGCAGCTATCCCAGCAGATCATTATCAACATGCCAACGACGGCATCTCCCCCATCCTCGTTTCCGTTGATGCTACCGGATCGTGGTCTGGAGATCCGGCCTGCGTCGACGGGCCAGACATAAAGATGCAAACCTACTTAAGCCACGATGTCCCACTGCTTATCAAAGAAAGATTGCGAGTGGACCCAGACCAATCCCACTGGACTCTCGCCGGGCTCAGCTACGGTGGAACATGCTCCTTGCAAGTAGTTGCCAACGCTCCGCAAGCCTACGGCGCTTTTATTAACCTTTCCGGCTACGAAGAACCCATGCTACGCAACCATCAAGAAACCGTTGACACATTATTTGGCGGAGATGAACAAGCATTCAACGCAGTTAATCCAAAAAATATCTTCGAAAATGCTCTTGCCGATAACGATCCGAAATTCACCGGTATTACAGCCGTCTTTTTAAGCGGAGATTCCGACGTACGCGCACGTAAGGCGCAGCGTTTGCTCTCCTCACTCGCTCAAAAGGTCGGCATGAACGTCGATTCACGAATCATTCCAGGCAATCATGGTTATGGCACGTGGCGACGAGGATTTGCTCAAACCTTTGAGATAGCCGTAAAACAAGGACAACTACCAACAAACGATGAATAA